Proteins encoded by one window of Serratia nevei:
- a CDS encoding DUF1190 family protein — MKRTKNINQETFRKSWRSYRVAPVALAISAVFMLAGCEKSDETVSLYQNADDCSRANPSMSEQCTTAYNNALKEAAKTAPKYATREDCVAEFGEAQCTQAPAPAQAGMAAESQSSGSFWMPLMAGYMMGRLMGGSGFAQQPLFTSKNAASPANGKFVDASGKSYGPATAGGRTMTVPKTAMAPKPAVTNTVTRGGFGETVAKQTSMQRSSATSNSGSRSMGG; from the coding sequence ATGAAACGGACAAAAAACATCAACCAAGAGACGTTCCGCAAATCCTGGCGCAGCTACCGTGTCGCGCCCGTGGCTTTGGCGATCAGCGCTGTCTTTATGCTGGCCGGCTGCGAGAAGAGCGATGAAACGGTCTCCCTGTATCAGAATGCCGATGACTGTTCGCGCGCCAATCCTTCGATGAGCGAGCAGTGCACCACCGCCTACAACAACGCCTTGAAAGAAGCGGCGAAAACCGCGCCGAAATACGCTACCCGCGAAGACTGCGTCGCCGAGTTCGGCGAAGCGCAGTGCACCCAGGCGCCGGCTCCGGCGCAGGCCGGCATGGCGGCGGAATCGCAAAGCAGCGGCAGCTTCTGGATGCCGCTGATGGCGGGCTACATGATGGGTCGCCTGATGGGCGGCTCCGGTTTCGCGCAGCAGCCACTGTTCACCTCCAAGAACGCCGCCAGCCCGGCGAACGGCAAGTTTGTCGACGCCAGCGGCAAGAGCTACGGCCCGGCCACCGCCGGCGGCCGCACCATGACGGTGCCGAAAACCGCCATGGCGCCGAAGCCTGCGGTCACCAACACCGTGACCCGCGGCGGCTTCGGCGAGACCGTGGCCAAGCAGACCAGCATGCAGCGCAGCAGCGCCACCTCCAACTCCGGCTCTCGCAGCATGGGCGGTTGA
- a CDS encoding glutathionylspermidine synthase family protein, which yields MKRIAITERPDWREKATEFGFRFHTMYGEPYWCEDAYYQFTLAQIEEIESATAELHQMCLQVVEKVVGSDELMAKFCIPKHTWEFVRSSWRTHQPSLYSRLDLAYDGVNPPKLLENNADTPTSLYEAAFFQWLWLEDQINAGKLDPESDQYNSLQEKLIERFAELKAHHGFGLLHLACCQDSEEDRGTVQYLQDCAQEAGLPTEFLFMEEIGLGEKGQFTDLQDQVIGNLFKLYPWEFMLREMFSTKLEDAGVRWLEPAWKSIISNKALLPLLWEMFPNHPNLLPAYFAQDDHPPMDHYVTKPLFSREGANIQIVENGQEVARVDGPYGEEGMIVQQFHPLPKFEDSYTLIGSWLVNDQPCGIGLREDRELITQDLSRFYPHTILG from the coding sequence ATGAAACGTATTGCTATTACCGAGCGCCCGGACTGGCGTGAAAAAGCGACCGAGTTCGGGTTCCGTTTCCACACCATGTACGGCGAGCCCTACTGGTGTGAAGACGCCTATTACCAGTTCACGCTGGCGCAGATTGAAGAGATCGAAAGCGCCACCGCGGAGCTGCACCAGATGTGCCTGCAGGTGGTAGAAAAAGTGGTCGGCAGCGACGAGCTGATGGCCAAGTTCTGCATCCCGAAACACACCTGGGAGTTCGTGCGCAGCTCCTGGCGCACCCACCAGCCGTCGCTGTACTCGCGTCTCGATCTGGCCTACGACGGCGTCAACCCGCCGAAGCTGCTGGAAAACAACGCCGATACGCCAACCTCGCTGTATGAGGCGGCCTTCTTCCAGTGGCTGTGGCTGGAAGACCAGATCAACGCCGGCAAGCTGGATCCGGAGTCAGATCAGTACAACAGCCTGCAGGAGAAGCTGATCGAGCGTTTCGCCGAGCTGAAAGCACATCACGGCTTCGGCCTGTTGCACCTGGCCTGCTGCCAGGACAGCGAAGAAGATCGCGGCACGGTGCAATATCTGCAGGACTGCGCGCAGGAAGCCGGTCTGCCGACCGAGTTCCTGTTCATGGAAGAGATTGGCCTCGGCGAGAAAGGCCAGTTTACCGATCTGCAGGATCAGGTGATCGGCAACCTGTTCAAGCTCTACCCGTGGGAATTCATGCTGCGCGAGATGTTCTCCACCAAGCTCGAAGACGCCGGCGTGCGCTGGCTGGAGCCGGCCTGGAAGAGCATCATCTCCAACAAGGCGCTGCTGCCGCTGCTGTGGGAAATGTTCCCGAACCACCCGAATCTGTTGCCGGCTTATTTCGCGCAAGACGATCATCCGCCGATGGATCATTACGTCACCAAACCGCTGTTCTCACGCGAAGGCGCCAATATCCAGATCGTCGAAAACGGTCAGGAAGTGGCGCGCGTCGATGGGCCATACGGCGAAGAGGGCATGATCGTGCAGCAGTTCCATCCGCTGCCGAAGTTCGAAGACAGCTACACGTTGATCGGCAGCTGGCTGGTGAACGATCAACCTTGCGGCATCGGTCTGCGCGAAGATCGCGAACTGATCACGCAGGATCTGTCGCGCTTCTACCCGCACACCATTCTCGGCTGA
- the ubiK gene encoding ubiquinone biosynthesis accessory factor UbiK: MIDPKKIEQIARQVHESMPKGVREFGEDVEKKIRQVLQSQLTRLDLVNREEFDVQTQVLLRTREKLALLEQRMAELESKLSAAPAAKQEDE; encoded by the coding sequence ATGATTGACCCGAAAAAAATCGAACAAATCGCACGCCAGGTTCATGAGTCCATGCCTAAAGGCGTTCGTGAATTCGGGGAAGACGTTGAGAAAAAAATCCGTCAGGTCCTGCAGTCGCAGCTGACCCGCCTGGATTTGGTTAACCGCGAAGAGTTCGACGTACAGACTCAGGTGCTGTTGCGCACCCGCGAGAAGCTGGCGCTGTTGGAACAGCGCATGGCCGAGCTGGAAAGCAAACTGAGCGCGGCACCGGCCGCCAAGCAGGAAGACGAATAA
- the glnE gene encoding bifunctional [glutamate--ammonia ligase]-adenylyl-L-tyrosine phosphorylase/[glutamate--ammonia-ligase] adenylyltransferase — translation MSPLSAALQAQAQQVVQRFQEVHGADSAFSEQEQWVLASSDFVSDALLAQPAWLATLREQPPAPGEWQHYAAWLQDELEEVRDEAQLMRTLRLFRRETLVRIAWAQAQGLCSTEETLLQLSGLAETLIVSARDWLYQTCCREWGTPCNAAGEPQPLLILGMGKLGGGELNFSSDIDLIFAYPENGQTQGGRRELDNAQFFTRLGQRLIKALDQQTIDGFVYRVDMRLRPFGDSGPLVMSFAALEDYYQEQGRDWERYAMVKARLMGGAEDAYSQELRKTLRPFVFRRYIDFSVIQSLRNMKGMIAREVRRRGLKDNIKLGAGGIREIEFITQVFQLIRGGREPALQGRSLLPTLQAVGELGLLEAEQVRALSAAYLFLRRLENLLQAIGDQQTQTLPQDALDQARLAYGMGLADWPALMAELELHMQAVRAVFDDLIGDDSPDVGEDPDYQHYHSLWQDALEENELAPLTPHLDEEGRRQMLRTIADFRHDVDKRTIGPRGRDVLDQLMPRLLAEVCPRQDAPTALVRLAQLLLSIVTRTTYLELLVEYHAALSHLIRLCAASPMVANQLSRYPLLLDELLDPATLYQPVALDAYRSELRQYLLRVPEDDEEQKLEALRQFKQAQQLRIAAADIAGALPVMKVSDHLTYLAEAIIDAVVQQAWSDMVARYGQPTHLQEREGRGFAVIGYGKLGGWELGYSSDLDLVFLLDCPPEVMTDGDRCIDGRQFYLRLAQRVMHLFSTRTSSGILYEVDARLRPSGAAGMLVSTVEAFADYQQNEAWTWEHQALVRARIVHGDPALHQQFDTIRREILCKTRDAEILKREVREMREKMRNHLGNKQRDLFDIKTDEGGITDIEFIAQYLVLRYAPGEPRLTRWSDNVRIFELMANYDIMPEEEARALTQAYVTMRDEIHHLALQEHSGKVGSGLFAAEREQVRASWAKWLD, via the coding sequence ATGTCGCCACTTTCAGCCGCGTTACAGGCTCAGGCACAGCAGGTTGTGCAGCGTTTTCAGGAAGTTCACGGCGCGGACAGCGCCTTTAGCGAACAGGAGCAGTGGGTGCTGGCGTCGAGCGACTTCGTCAGCGACGCGCTGCTTGCCCAGCCGGCCTGGCTGGCGACGCTGCGCGAACAACCACCGGCGCCCGGCGAGTGGCAACACTATGCCGCCTGGCTGCAGGACGAGCTGGAAGAGGTGCGCGATGAGGCGCAGCTGATGCGCACGCTGCGTCTGTTTCGCCGTGAAACGCTGGTGCGCATTGCCTGGGCGCAGGCTCAGGGGCTGTGTTCGACCGAAGAAACGTTACTGCAGCTGAGCGGATTGGCGGAAACGCTGATCGTCAGCGCGCGCGACTGGCTGTACCAAACCTGTTGCCGCGAGTGGGGCACGCCGTGCAACGCCGCCGGTGAACCGCAGCCGCTGCTGATCCTCGGCATGGGCAAGCTGGGCGGCGGCGAGCTGAATTTCTCGTCGGATATCGATCTGATCTTCGCCTACCCGGAAAACGGCCAGACTCAGGGCGGGCGGCGCGAGCTGGACAATGCCCAGTTCTTCACCCGCCTTGGCCAGCGGCTGATCAAGGCGCTGGATCAGCAGACTATTGACGGCTTCGTCTATCGCGTCGACATGCGGCTGCGGCCGTTCGGTGACAGCGGCCCATTGGTGATGAGCTTTGCGGCGCTGGAAGATTACTATCAGGAGCAGGGGCGCGACTGGGAGCGCTATGCGATGGTGAAGGCGCGCCTGATGGGCGGCGCGGAAGACGCCTACAGCCAGGAGCTGCGCAAAACGCTGCGGCCGTTCGTGTTCCGCCGCTATATCGATTTCAGCGTCATCCAGTCGCTGCGCAACATGAAGGGCATGATCGCCCGTGAAGTGCGGCGTCGCGGCCTGAAGGACAACATCAAGCTGGGTGCCGGCGGCATTCGCGAAATCGAATTCATCACCCAGGTATTCCAGCTGATCCGCGGCGGCCGCGAGCCGGCGCTGCAGGGGCGTTCGCTGCTGCCGACGCTGCAGGCGGTGGGTGAACTGGGGCTGCTGGAGGCCGAGCAGGTGCGGGCGCTGAGCGCCGCCTACCTGTTCCTGCGGCGGCTGGAGAATCTGCTGCAGGCGATCGGCGATCAGCAAACCCAGACGCTGCCGCAGGATGCGCTCGATCAGGCGCGGCTGGCCTACGGCATGGGGCTGGCGGATTGGCCGGCGCTGATGGCGGAGCTGGAGTTGCACATGCAGGCGGTGCGGGCGGTGTTCGATGACCTGATCGGTGACGATAGCCCGGATGTCGGCGAAGATCCCGACTATCAGCACTACCACAGCCTGTGGCAGGACGCGCTGGAGGAAAACGAGCTGGCGCCGCTGACGCCGCACCTGGACGAAGAGGGGCGCCGACAGATGCTGCGCACCATCGCCGATTTCCGCCACGACGTCGACAAACGCACCATCGGCCCGCGTGGCCGCGACGTGCTCGATCAACTGATGCCGCGTCTGCTGGCTGAGGTGTGCCCGCGCCAGGACGCGCCGACCGCGCTGGTGCGGCTGGCGCAGCTGCTGCTCAGCATCGTCACCCGCACCACCTACCTCGAGCTGCTGGTGGAGTATCACGCGGCGCTCAGCCATCTGATCCGCCTGTGCGCCGCGTCGCCGATGGTTGCCAACCAGCTGTCGCGCTACCCGCTGTTGCTGGACGAACTGCTGGATCCGGCCACGCTGTATCAGCCGGTGGCGCTGGACGCCTACCGCAGCGAGCTGCGCCAGTACCTGCTGCGGGTGCCGGAAGACGACGAAGAGCAAAAGCTGGAGGCGCTGCGCCAGTTCAAGCAGGCGCAGCAGCTGCGCATCGCCGCGGCGGATATCGCCGGCGCGCTGCCGGTGATGAAAGTGAGCGACCACCTGACTTATCTGGCGGAGGCGATCATCGACGCGGTGGTGCAGCAGGCCTGGAGCGACATGGTGGCGCGCTACGGCCAACCGACCCATCTGCAGGAGCGCGAAGGGCGCGGCTTTGCGGTGATCGGCTACGGCAAGCTGGGCGGCTGGGAGCTGGGTTACAGTTCCGATCTCGATCTGGTATTCCTGCTGGATTGCCCGCCGGAGGTGATGACCGACGGCGATCGCTGCATCGACGGCCGTCAGTTCTACCTGCGGCTGGCGCAGCGGGTGATGCATCTGTTCAGCACCCGCACCTCCTCCGGCATTCTGTATGAGGTGGACGCGCGCCTGCGGCCTTCCGGCGCTGCGGGGATGCTGGTCAGCACCGTCGAGGCGTTCGCCGATTACCAGCAAAACGAAGCCTGGACCTGGGAACATCAGGCCCTGGTGCGCGCGCGCATCGTGCATGGCGACCCGGCGCTGCATCAGCAGTTCGACACGATCCGGCGCGAGATCCTGTGCAAAACGCGCGATGCGGAGATCCTGAAGCGCGAAGTGCGCGAGATGCGTGAAAAGATGCGCAACCATCTCGGCAACAAGCAGCGCGATCTGTTTGATATCAAAACCGATGAGGGCGGCATTACCGACATCGAATTTATCGCCCAATATCTGGTCTTACGCTATGCGCCGGGTGAACCGCGGCTGACGCGTTGGTCGGACAACGTGCGCATCTTCGAGCTGATGGCCAATTACGACATCATGCCGGAAGAGGAGGCGCGCGCGCTGACCCAGGCCTATGTCACCATGCGCGACGAGATCCACCATCTGGCGCTGCAGGAGCATTCCGGCAAGGTCGGCAGCGGGCTGTTCGCCGCCGAGCGCGAGCAGGTGCGCGCCAGCTGGGCTAAATGGCTGGATTAA
- the ribB gene encoding 3,4-dihydroxy-2-butanone-4-phosphate synthase has translation MNQTLLSDFGTPTERVERAIDALRNGRGVMVLDDENRENEGDMIFAAETMTVEQMALTIRHGSGIVCLCITEERRQQLELPMMVTNNSSQFQTAFTVTIEAAQGVTTGVSASDRLTTIRAAVADSAKPSDLNRPGHVFPLRAQPGGVLSRRGHTEATIDLVSMAGFKPAGVLCELTNDDGSMAHAPEVIAFAKQHDMVVLTIEDLVAYRQAHEKKAS, from the coding sequence ATGAATCAGACGCTACTTTCAGACTTCGGCACGCCGACAGAACGCGTTGAACGCGCGATTGACGCACTGCGCAACGGGCGCGGCGTAATGGTGCTCGATGATGAAAACCGTGAAAACGAAGGTGACATGATCTTCGCCGCGGAAACCATGACTGTTGAGCAGATGGCGCTGACCATTCGCCACGGCAGCGGTATCGTGTGCCTGTGCATCACCGAAGAACGCCGTCAGCAGCTTGAGCTGCCGATGATGGTGACCAACAACTCCAGCCAATTCCAGACCGCCTTCACCGTGACCATTGAAGCGGCGCAGGGCGTGACCACCGGGGTTTCCGCTTCCGATCGCCTGACCACCATCCGTGCGGCGGTGGCAGACAGCGCCAAGCCGAGCGACCTGAACCGTCCGGGCCACGTGTTCCCGCTGCGCGCGCAGCCGGGCGGCGTGCTGAGCCGTCGCGGCCACACCGAAGCGACCATCGATCTGGTTTCCATGGCCGGTTTCAAACCTGCCGGCGTGCTGTGTGAACTGACCAATGACGATGGCAGCATGGCGCACGCGCCGGAAGTGATCGCCTTCGCCAAACAGCACGACATGGTGGTGCTGACCATCGAAGATCTGGTGGCCTACCGCCAGGCGCACGAGAAAAAAGCCAGCTGA
- the ygiD gene encoding 4,5-DOPA dioxygenase extradiol, with protein sequence MNTSRMPALFLGHGSPMNVLEDNRYTRAWRALGESLPRPKAIVAVSAHWYTRGTAVTAMEKPKTIHDFGGFPQALFDTRYPAPGSPALAAQLQQMLAPVPVTADLGEWGLDHGTWGVLIKMYPNADIPVVQLSVDGTQPAAYHYELGRKLAALRDEGVMIVASGNVVHNLRMVKWQGDTSAYPWAESFNNFVRDNLRYRGDNHPLVDFMRHEGAALSNPTPEHYLPLLYVLGGWDGKEAISVPIDGIEMGALSMLSVQVG encoded by the coding sequence ATGAACACCTCTCGTATGCCTGCACTGTTTCTTGGCCACGGTAGCCCGATGAACGTGCTGGAAGACAATCGTTACACCCGGGCATGGCGTGCGTTGGGTGAGTCATTGCCGCGCCCGAAGGCGATCGTGGCGGTTTCCGCACATTGGTATACCCGCGGCACTGCGGTTACCGCGATGGAAAAACCCAAAACCATTCACGACTTCGGCGGGTTCCCGCAGGCGCTGTTCGATACCCGTTATCCGGCGCCGGGCTCTCCCGCGCTGGCTGCGCAGCTGCAGCAAATGCTGGCGCCGGTGCCGGTAACGGCCGATCTGGGCGAGTGGGGGCTGGATCACGGCACCTGGGGCGTCTTGATCAAGATGTATCCCAATGCCGACATCCCGGTGGTGCAGCTCAGCGTCGACGGCACGCAGCCGGCGGCCTATCACTATGAACTGGGCCGCAAACTCGCTGCGCTGCGCGATGAGGGGGTGATGATTGTCGCCAGCGGCAACGTGGTGCACAACCTGCGCATGGTGAAATGGCAGGGCGATACCAGCGCCTACCCGTGGGCGGAATCGTTCAATAACTTTGTCCGGGATAACCTGCGTTATCGGGGTGATAACCATCCGCTGGTGGATTTCATGCGCCATGAGGGGGCGGCGCTGTCGAATCCGACGCCGGAACACTATCTGCCGTTGCTGTACGTGCTTGGCGGTTGGGATGGAAAAGAGGCCATCAGCGTGCCGATCGACGGTATCGAAATGGGGGCGCTGAGCATGCTGTCGGTGCAGGTGGGGTAA
- a CDS encoding inorganic triphosphatase — MTVEIELKFIAAPQAVAALPQWLAAWPHQHSAPQKLTNIYFETADNVLRRHDMGLRIRGFDDRYEMTIKTAGKVVGGLHQRPEYNVAIAEPQLALAQFPAEIWPQDCDITTLQQALQPLFRTDFVREKWVVTYGQSEIEIGLDQGEVRAGDLSEALSEVELELLNGNTADLLALAGELAAHGGLRQGSLSKAARGYHLAQGNLPRQVRPLRVLKPAAKATVEQGMIAAFELALGHWQYHEELWLRGDAQARASVIEAVGTIRQALVIFGGLVPRKASADLRARLTELEPLLADKAAQPEALCYSATYLQCKLALTSWLVSGAWRPFIDAKAQAKLDGSFKRFSDIMLGRSGAELKEAFSRTLNEDEYQEQLPRLTRQISALVLLSGAYPDEQTGPYIEAWRELQAALSERRQGWYEASRKQALSHAPFWLNGALR, encoded by the coding sequence ATGACCGTTGAAATTGAACTGAAATTCATCGCCGCGCCGCAAGCGGTGGCCGCTCTGCCACAATGGCTCGCCGCCTGGCCGCATCAGCATTCCGCGCCGCAAAAGCTGACCAACATTTACTTCGAAACGGCCGACAACGTCCTGCGCCGTCACGACATGGGGCTGCGAATTCGCGGTTTCGACGATCGCTATGAGATGACCATCAAAACCGCCGGTAAAGTGGTGGGCGGCCTGCACCAGCGCCCGGAATACAATGTCGCTATCGCCGAGCCGCAGCTGGCGTTGGCGCAGTTCCCTGCCGAGATCTGGCCGCAGGATTGCGATATCACGACGCTGCAGCAGGCGTTGCAGCCGCTGTTCCGTACCGATTTCGTGCGAGAGAAGTGGGTGGTTACTTACGGCCAAAGCGAGATCGAGATTGGTCTGGACCAGGGCGAGGTGCGCGCCGGTGACCTCAGCGAAGCCCTGAGCGAGGTAGAGCTGGAGCTGCTGAACGGCAATACTGCCGATCTGCTGGCGTTGGCCGGTGAGCTGGCGGCGCACGGCGGGCTGCGTCAGGGCAGCCTGAGCAAGGCGGCGCGCGGTTACCACCTGGCGCAGGGCAATCTGCCGCGCCAGGTGCGCCCGCTGCGGGTGCTGAAGCCGGCGGCGAAGGCGACCGTGGAGCAGGGGATGATCGCCGCCTTCGAGCTGGCGCTGGGCCACTGGCAGTACCACGAAGAGCTGTGGCTGCGCGGCGACGCGCAGGCGCGCGCTTCGGTGATTGAGGCGGTCGGAACAATTCGCCAGGCGCTGGTGATCTTCGGCGGTTTGGTGCCGCGCAAGGCCAGCGCCGATCTGCGCGCCCGTCTGACCGAGCTCGAGCCGCTGTTGGCGGACAAAGCCGCGCAACCAGAGGCCCTGTGCTACAGCGCCACCTACCTGCAATGTAAGTTGGCGCTCACATCATGGCTGGTGAGCGGCGCCTGGCGGCCGTTTATCGATGCCAAAGCGCAGGCCAAGCTGGACGGTTCTTTCAAACGCTTCAGCGACATCATGCTGGGGCGCAGCGGTGCGGAGCTGAAAGAAGCCTTCAGCCGTACGCTGAACGAAGATGAATATCAGGAACAATTGCCGCGCCTGACGCGTCAGATTTCGGCGCTGGTCCTGTTGTCGGGTGCCTACCCCGACGAGCAGACCGGCCCTTATATCGAGGCCTGGCGCGAACTGCAGGCGGCGCTGAGCGAGCGCCGTCAGGGCTGGTATGAAGCCAGCCGCAAACAGGCCTTATCGCATGCGCCATTCTGGTTAAACGGCGCGCTTCGTTAA
- a CDS encoding alkaline phosphatase: MFRLTLATRLALSMSLFAGWTATAGTADNAQLTQREDPYFLQAQAQLQQRLKQTPNTNRAKNVILVVGDGMGFSTVTAARIFEGQQRGVDGESNVLAWEAFPYLAAAKTYSADAQITDSAPSAVAMTTGVKTINDLMGLNHTATLNNCEDQQTKAVTTLWEMAATLGMSTGAVTTATITHATPGATYAHIANRDWESDAKMPAAALAAGCRDIARQLVEMKYGNGLNVAMGGGRANFLPDSVSDPEYPGKTGARKDGRDLTQAWLQRYGKRGQYVWNQAQFDKIEPGKIDHLLALFEPSHMNFEHDRRQDAAGEPSLAEMTGKAIDILAKNPEGYLLLVEGGRIDHGSHSGNAYRTLSDAVALNEAVKTIVNKVDLNDTLVVVTGDHSHTLTIAGYAKRGNPILGISVGVNGKPLLGSDGKPYTTVGFANGPGGTIPLAERPALTMEQATAPDFIQPALVPLKSETHGGEDLGIYAIGPWAHLFQGTVEENYTFHVMNYASRIGERLSKR, translated from the coding sequence ATGTTCAGACTCACACTGGCAACCCGCCTGGCGCTTTCCATGTCCTTATTCGCCGGCTGGACGGCAACCGCCGGCACAGCGGACAACGCGCAGCTGACGCAGCGCGAAGACCCTTATTTCCTTCAGGCGCAAGCTCAGCTGCAACAGCGGCTGAAACAGACGCCAAACACCAACCGCGCCAAAAACGTCATTCTGGTGGTCGGCGACGGCATGGGGTTTTCCACCGTGACCGCCGCCCGCATTTTTGAAGGGCAGCAGCGCGGCGTGGACGGCGAATCCAACGTGCTGGCCTGGGAGGCCTTCCCCTATCTGGCGGCGGCCAAAACCTACTCCGCCGACGCCCAAATCACCGACTCCGCGCCCAGCGCTGTGGCGATGACTACCGGCGTCAAAACCATCAACGATCTGATGGGCCTCAACCATACGGCGACCCTCAACAATTGCGAGGACCAGCAAACCAAGGCCGTCACCACGCTGTGGGAGATGGCCGCAACGCTCGGCATGTCCACCGGTGCCGTGACGACCGCGACCATCACCCACGCCACGCCGGGCGCGACCTATGCCCATATCGCCAACCGCGATTGGGAGTCCGACGCAAAAATGCCGGCAGCGGCCCTGGCCGCAGGCTGCCGCGACATCGCGCGCCAACTGGTGGAAATGAAGTACGGCAACGGCCTCAACGTGGCAATGGGCGGCGGGCGCGCCAACTTCCTGCCCGACAGCGTGAGCGATCCGGAATACCCCGGCAAGACAGGCGCCAGAAAGGATGGCCGCGATCTGACGCAGGCCTGGCTACAACGCTATGGCAAGCGAGGGCAATACGTATGGAATCAGGCGCAGTTCGACAAAATCGAGCCGGGTAAGATCGACCACCTGTTGGCCCTGTTTGAGCCGTCGCACATGAACTTCGAGCACGATCGGCGGCAAGACGCGGCGGGAGAACCTTCGCTGGCGGAAATGACCGGCAAGGCCATCGATATTCTGGCCAAGAATCCCGAGGGCTACCTGCTGTTGGTGGAGGGTGGACGCATCGATCACGGCAGCCATAGCGGTAACGCCTACCGCACGCTGAGCGACGCGGTCGCCCTGAACGAAGCGGTGAAAACCATCGTCAATAAAGTCGATCTGAACGACACGCTGGTGGTGGTGACCGGCGATCACAGCCACACACTCACCATCGCCGGCTATGCCAAGCGGGGTAATCCTATCCTCGGTATTTCCGTGGGGGTCAACGGCAAACCGCTGCTGGGCAGCGACGGCAAGCCTTACACCACCGTCGGCTTCGCCAATGGCCCCGGCGGCACGATCCCACTGGCCGAACGCCCGGCATTGACCATGGAGCAGGCCACCGCGCCCGACTTTATTCAGCCGGCGCTGGTCCCGCTGAAAAGCGAGACCCACGGCGGGGAAGATCTCGGCATCTACGCCATCGGCCCCTGGGCCCATCTGTTCCAGGGCACGGTGGAGGAGAACTACACCTTCCACGTGATGAATTACGCCAGCCGCATCGGCGAACGCCTGTCAAAACGGTAG
- the hldE gene encoding bifunctional D-glycero-beta-D-manno-heptose-7-phosphate kinase/D-glycero-beta-D-manno-heptose 1-phosphate adenylyltransferase HldE, translating to MKVTLPDFRRAGVLVVGDVMLDRYWYGPTSRISPEAPVPVVKVDTIEERPGGAANVAMNIASLGATSRLVGLTGIDDAARALSAKLNEVNVRCDFVSVPTHPTITKLRVLSRNQQLIRLDFEEGFSNVDPQPMLERIQQALPQIGALVLSDYAKGALSQVQGMIQLARAAKVPVLIDPKGSDFERYRGATLLTPNLSEFEAVVGHCKDEAELVERGMKLVADFELSALLVTRSEHGMTLLQPGVEPLHLPTQAQEVFDVTGAGDTVIGVLAASLAAGNSLEESCFLANAAAGVVVGKLGTSTVSPIELENAVRGRAETGFGVMTEAQLKHAVAQARQRGEKVVMTNGIFDILHAGHVSYLANARKLGDRLIVAVNSDASTKRLKGETRPVNALENRMIVLGALEAVDWVVPFEEDTPQRLIADILPDLLVKGGDYKPEEIAGSAEVWANGGDVKVLNFEDGLSTTNIIKAIKDGRG from the coding sequence ATGAAAGTTACGCTGCCTGATTTTCGCCGCGCCGGTGTGCTGGTGGTCGGTGACGTCATGTTGGATCGCTATTGGTACGGGCCGACCAGCCGCATTTCACCGGAAGCCCCGGTGCCGGTGGTCAAGGTCGATACCATCGAAGAGCGTCCCGGCGGCGCGGCTAACGTGGCGATGAACATCGCTTCGCTGGGTGCCACTTCCCGTCTGGTGGGCTTGACCGGCATCGACGATGCGGCGCGGGCGCTGAGCGCCAAGCTGAATGAAGTCAACGTGCGCTGCGACTTCGTCTCGGTGCCGACCCATCCAACCATCACCAAGCTGCGCGTGCTGTCGCGCAACCAGCAGCTGATCCGTCTCGACTTCGAAGAAGGCTTCTCCAACGTCGATCCGCAGCCGATGCTGGAGCGCATTCAGCAGGCGCTGCCGCAGATTGGCGCGCTGGTGCTGTCCGATTACGCCAAGGGCGCGCTCAGCCAAGTGCAGGGGATGATCCAACTGGCGCGCGCCGCCAAGGTGCCGGTGCTGATCGATCCGAAAGGCTCTGACTTCGAGCGCTATCGCGGCGCGACGCTGCTGACGCCGAACCTGTCCGAGTTCGAAGCGGTGGTGGGCCACTGCAAGGATGAGGCGGAACTGGTGGAACGCGGCATGAAGCTGGTGGCGGATTTCGAGCTGTCGGCGCTGTTGGTCACCCGTTCCGAACACGGCATGACGCTGCTGCAGCCTGGCGTTGAGCCGCTGCACCTGCCGACCCAGGCGCAGGAAGTGTTTGATGTGACCGGCGCCGGCGACACCGTGATCGGCGTGCTGGCCGCCTCGCTGGCCGCCGGCAATTCGCTGGAAGAGTCCTGTTTCCTGGCCAACGCCGCCGCCGGCGTGGTGGTGGGCAAGCTCGGTACTTCCACCGTGTCGCCCATCGAGCTGGAAAACGCGGTGCGCGGCCGGGCCGAAACCGGCTTTGGCGTGATGACCGAAGCGCAGTTGAAACACGCCGTGGCGCAGGCGCGCCAGCGCGGCGAGAAAGTGGTGATGACCAACGGCATCTTTGACATTCTGCATGCCGGCCACGTCTCTTATCTGGCCAACGCCCGCAAGCTGGGCGATCGCCTGATCGTGGCGGTGAACAGCGACGCCTCGACCAAGCGCCTGAAAGGGGAAACACGCCCGGTCAACGCGCTGGAGAACCGCATGATCGTGCTGGGCGCGCTGGAAGCGGTGGATTGGGTAGTGCCGTTCGAAGAGGATACGCCGCAGCGCTTGATCGCCGACATTCTGCCGGATCTGCTGGTGAAAGGCGGTGATTACAAACCGGAAGAGATTGCCGGCAGTGCGGAAGTGTGGGCCAACGGCGGCGATGTCAAAGTGCTGAACTTTGAAGACGGGCTGTCGACCACCAACATCATCAAAGCGATCAAAGACGGGCGCGGCTAA